caaatattaatgatatttaatgTGGATAAGATTTGACTTTTTCCCTCAAATACTTATTAATTTACCATTTTGTTGCCATCATTAAATCAATTTCcatgcctttttcttttctttataaacacaaataaaaggtttgatatttttttcatcatttataaattatttagtaaCTTTTAAATCTATGTTTTATATAAGTGTATACACGAATTCAttcgaattttttttggatcaacataaaattttacGTTGATTAGGTTGGTGATTCGAGCCGCTTACATCActatttttaagaaagattaaaatattattattattatttttttacttaatcaCAATATATGTTTTACTAATGATTAAAACTCgtaaagttcaaatatcaaacattcaataaattataacgCATCATTAATATCGATTATatatgtaaaatatttttaaacttcatAATGATCACTAATATCGGGTAGtgttgggttgagttataaccaCGTTTTCAAATCAATCAGGTTGGcccgataaaaaaaatgtcaacctatGAACTAACCCGAAATCATATAAACACCTCTTAATTGTCTTACGAGAGTTTaatattaacaataaaagttatttaaagacaaaatagttactatcataaaaaaaaaaattaaaaaactgaATTAATGGTGTAAACAACAAATTTATATcatttaaaagttcaaaaatagtaacattaaaaatggtctcataattttataattatatttaatttgacaTAATCATActtgaatattaaataaattaggtttagttgtattttttttttaatttaattttttagatataaaattaaaagaaaattatatatatgagaTACAATTCTAACTAaactaataatataatataatatattttaaaaattattttgcttTGTAAATTACGGAACGGTGGGACACACACAATagccaaaatttaaattaaatttgaagcaattttaactttttatttctttaatacaaaaatctcgtaaagtaataaataattaatttttcccACAAAAAAATCCGATTCACCTAATTTAGAATCAATAagacaataattaaaaatattataattttataattttatattatgaaCTCGTCCCAGCCCGCTTGGATTTACTAATACCACcatcttatttaatttataatataattaataattcgGGGCAGGAAACTTCCAGGAAAGATACtcaactttatttaattataaataatacccaaaaatcatttaattttttaaataaaagtccATGATGTATGAAATTACccaatattcttttttccatttaaagtaatttaattttaaaaatggaaatctttaataaaccatttttattttctagctaaatgatttaaataattatagaatatCATCTAATAattgacatttatttaatttcttaaagaaTTTTCTTACCTTGTactataaaagaaatatagagaataataattattgattaatgttttttttaatattattttaattaagtcaatttccattttaaaaaatgggaatTATTGTGGTTTGAAGTaatcttacaaaaaaaagttttatttatttatttatttatttattaaggaaaataaataaatttgaaaatttaaataaaaatgggtaatgtaaaagaagaaatacgTATATCGGAAGTCAGTCAACTCATAAAGAAGAATGGGGTTTGACGAAGTCAAAGGGAAAAATGATATGCCATTGCCATCATCCAAAGGCAGCTTTCGTTTGTCGTTTCACTTGAATGCTCGGCCCCTCCCCGCCTGCCCGCTCGGCCCTGTTTCTGAAATTTAGACTCAGTCCTTCCCACTTGTCTTCTTGCGGCGGCGTGCTGATTTTCTCTCCGCATGTGTTCTTTTCGCCCTCAAAAATTCCAAATCTCTGTGCAAAGATGAATTAGAAATGGACTACGCGTTTTAACTTGAAGTTTCGTTGGTGGTTGGCTGGTTTGCTTTAGCTTTCTTTGATTAGAACGCTGTTTCatccatttttccttttgatccTTTCCCATTTTGTTGTGTTCATTTTGACGTTTTGAACTCATTGGGTGCTTGAATTTGGCTAAAACTCTATTGGGTTTGTGTTGGTTTTGGCTTTCGTTGCTTTGATTGAAATGGGTAAGGTTGAGAATCCGAGTTTTCATCGCTTCAGGCTTCGATTTCGGGTTTATGGGTTGGTTGTAACGTGTCTTCTGTTTCAGAGTTTTCATTTGTGTTGGTCGCTGAATGAAGAAGGTGAGTTCTTAACCTTTTTAATGCCCTGTTTTGATGAACGTTTGAAGGGTTTTTGAGTTGCTTCGTGTGTTGTTCTTGGGCAGGTTTGACTCTTCTCAAGTTCAGAGAGAGAGTTGTGAATGATCCATTTGATTCTTTGTCAAATTGGAATGATCACAAAGAAGATATTAATCCATGTTTTTGGTTTGGAGTTGAATGTTCAGATGGCAAAGTTATTTCCCTgtatgttcttcattttttatccTGTTCCTGCTCCCCTTCCCTCTGAAGATGATATTGAAGTAGAATTATATGATATGCAGGAATTTGCAGAATCTTTGTCTTGAAGGAACACTTGCTCCTGAGCTCAAGAACTTAATCCATATAAAATCTATGTAAGAACTTAGCTCTTTGATCTCAATTTCTGTTTTCTTAGTTGTGTTTTGTTCTAGCTGCAACAGCTAACCGCGGTTTTACCTTCGATTTCTACCTCGTCGTGCAGTATTTTGCGAAACAATTCGTTCACTGGAACCATCCCTGATGGATTAGGAGGACTTGAAGAACTGGAGGAGCTAGATTTAGGATACAACAACTTCTGTGCGCCACTTCCAGCTGATCTTGGCACCAATCTCTCACTGGGAATTCTGTATGTTTTGGCTACAACAATTTGAGAGTTAGCTCTTTCACCAAGCCTTTAATAACTTAGTTTCTTATCTGTGCAGTCTGTTGGATAACAACAAGCATCTTGTTAGCTTATCTCCTGAAATTCATCAGCTTCAATTACTTTCGGAGTTTCAAGTTGATGAAAACCAGCTTTCTAATACAGCTGAAGGGCCATTATGCAACAAGAAATCGATTTCGTGGTATGTCATCACGGTTCATTTGATCACGGGTCGATCTTAACTGAATAGGATGAACCTTATGCAtgttttggttaaattttgGAAGAACTGGAAGACAAATGCCATGACTGGAAATGTTATTTGCTGTTCTTGTGGATTATTGAAATGAAGAACTACCTTTTTGTGCACGATCATGGATGACTTCCTTCGAAAACATGTCCTTTTGAAATCAAATCGTTGTTCTGTCGATGTTTATGGTTTGAGAAACagcttaatttatttatatgtttcGTTTTTGCTAGTGATGAtgttcaaataaaagaaagtagaGGAAGACGACAGCTTCGAGCGCCAGCTACTCAAATACAGTCGCAACTGCAGCCTACAGATGCAGAAGCTAAAGTTACTCAAGGGTCATCATCGGATGGAAGTGTTTCaaaaccaccaccaccaccacctaCCAATGTATCTATCTCAAATGGAAACAGTTCACATCCACCGTCCCAGCAACCTCCTCCAAGCCCCTCACCTGCAACACCCAAGTTGTTACCTCCACCACCGCCTTCTTCAAACTCACCCGAAAAAAGCGATAAATCATCTTCACTCGGTGTAGTTTTAGGAGCAAGTGCAGGGGCTGCCATATTCATTATCGCATCGGCCATTGCCATTTACTTCTGGACCAGCAATAAAGCCACTGTCAAGCCATGGGCGACGGGATTAAGCGGACAGCTTCAGAAAGCATTCGTTACTGGTATTCTTCATTCATTAGTTTTGCTTTCTTGTTGGATATACCAATTTGAAACTGATTAGGCTTGCTTGAGTTCAAACAGAAAGATCAATCTCTTAGGCTGTTTAATGGGTTTTACATGGATAGATTAGATAAAGTGTTTATGGCAGCAGCATCTTCTTGTTGTTAATTTGTGGGATATGTTTTCAGGTGTGCCAAAGCTGAAAAAATCTGAGCTTGAAGTATCTTGTGAGGATTTCAGTAACGTAATCGGTTATTCACCCATTGGTCCGGTGTATAAAGGGACGTTGTCGAGCGGGGTTGAGATAGCTGTGAACGTCATTTCCGTGAAGTCTTCTAAAGATTGGTCAATGGCGTTGGAAACTCAGTTCAGGAAAAAGGTATAGATGATATTTGAATCCCACTGACCCACATTTCCTCTTTGTCAAGTCTGATGTTTCTAACATTGCGTATTACCTCATTGTAGATCGATACGCTGTCGAAGGTAAATCATAAGAACTTCGTCAACCTTATTGGGTATTGCGAGGAAGAGGAGCCCTTCAGCCGAATGATGGTTTTCGAATATGCTCCGAACGGAACGCTGTTTGAACATCTTCATGGTAAGTATCAGGCACGAGCTAGAATCAGCTTGATATGCTTATATTCAAATGTAGTCAGTTTTAGCTGTGAAACTGTCCATGTCTATAGCTCGTGCGCATAGTGGAAAAACCGAGTCGTGGGCCAGTTTTAgctgttgaggattgttggacgggagtcccacatcgactaattaaggagatgatcatgggtttataagtaaggaatatatctccattggtacgaggctttttgggaaaaccaaaagcaaagccacgagagcttatgctcaaagtggacaatgccataccattgtggagatttgtgattcctatcatggtatcagagtcgtgcccttaacttagtcatgtcaataaaatcctcaaaggtgtagtaaaaaagtgattcaagtgtcgaacaaatggtgtatttgttcgagggctcaagagaaaggagtcgagtctcaattaaggggaggttgttcgagggctccataggcctcagggaggctctatggtgtgtactttgttcgaggggaggattgttgggcgGGAgtccacatcgactaattaaggggatggtcatgggtttataagtaaggaatacatctccattagtatgaaaCTTTTcgggaaaaacaaaaacaaactcatgagagcttacgctcaaagtggataatatcagaCCATTGTAGAGGTTCGTGTTTCCTAACAGCACTATGTTGACAAGGCTAGAATGCTAAATATCATTCATTCATGGATAAACACTATATGGGATTTTTCTATGTTCTTATTCCTTATATGAGGATGACATAGGAGTTCGTTTCGTCACATTTGTAATCACGACCACGTTCGATTCAAGCAATACTATAGTTTCGATAGAAATTTGATCGAGTCTTTTCGTTCTCTTTTGCTCTGCAGATGAAGAATTCGAGCACTTGAACTGGAAAATGCGAATGAGAATAGCAATGGGCATGGCTTACTGCCTCGAATATTTGCACGAGCAGCAGACCGCGCCgctaatccaactcaaccttaCATCATCCGCTGTCAATCTGACCGAGGATTACGCAGCAAAGATTTCCGAATGCAGTTTACAAAACGAAATCGTTGCAGAGGTCCGGAACTACACGAGCGGACATCTCTTAAACACTTCATCAGGAGGTCCAGAAAGCCAAATCTACAGCTTTGGGTTAGTATTGTTAGAACTAATGACAGGTAGAATTCCCCATTCAGAAGAAAATGGTTCACTTGAAGAATGGGCAATACAATACTTAAGATTCGACCAACTTCTCAAGGACCTTGTCGATCCGACTCTCGCATCGTTCCAAGAGGAGCAGTTGGAGCAGATCGGTCAGTTACTAAAAACATGCTTACATTCCAATCCAGAGCAGAGACCAACAATGAAGTTCATCACTGCAAGGTTGAGATTAATAACTGGGATAACCCCGGATGAAGCGATCCCGAGGCTTTCTCCTCTTTGGTGGGCTGAGCTCGAGATTGCGTCGGAAGGACGATAAGGTGTCGAAACTCAATTGTTGTTGCAAGTATGAGCAGAACTTCTTCTGTATCTTGTCTAGTTTTCTGCTGGATCATACTGTGGATATCTTCACTTTAGAGGTTTTGCTTGTATATATGTGAGAtagttcatatatatatatatacatatacatacaaatTACAAGTTTTAGGCTCTTtccttactttttttttgttcttggtttgatttgattaacGACTTAATTCATTAACGAAATGATGTGATTTTGTCGATGTATcttaattcattaataattaagttgAATACGACCATGCAAGACTTTGATTCGAATAATTCTTCAACAAGATCAACAAGCAAATTGTCAATAAGCAAATTGTCAATCCAACACGATCCATAAACAGGATCGATCAATGAGATCAAAGAAATCGATAAATTGAAagattaataagaaaagatgaacaaaatgaTTAATCATTGTGTTCATCACAAATCGAAGTGGCTCTCACGTAcaatctaaaaacaaaattggtGTCAGATTAGTTGCACCCACGTCTTCAAATGTCTCAATTccttcaaatatataaatcccatttccatttccaatttCCCTTCACCCCATCttcaagaacacaaaaaccccataaagaaaatacaaaaatggcAGCCAAAAgcctcctctccctctccctcctcctcctcctcctccacatCGCCGCCGCAAACCCACCCCGACCCACCCCCAAGCCAGTGGCTATCGCCGTGGAGGGCATGGTGTACTGCCAAAACTGCCAGAAAATCGGAAGCTGGTCGCTGACAGGCGCGAAGCCGATCGCCGGTGCTAAAATCAGCGTGATTTGCAAGAATCACAACAACCAAGTGAGCTTCTACAAGGTGTACGAAACCAACAAATATGGGTATTTTTACGCCGAGTTAGTGGGCTACAAAATGCCCCACCCGGTTCTTGACCACCCGCTCCAAGCCTGCAAAGTCAAGCCCATTTCTTCTCCTCTGCCCGACTGTGACCTTCTCACCAATCTCAACTACGGCATTGCCGGAGCGCCGCTCCGATACGACAAGAAGTTCGTCGTCGGCCCCAAGTACCGGGCGGCGGTTTACTCCGCCGGGCCGTTGGCTTTCCACCCTGAAAAATGTCTCTAGACATTATTAGGACATTAAATTGTCCGTCCAACGAATTAAACCTCTCTGTGTTCTGTTTTGATTGGttgtgtttcttttgttcctttttatTGGGGTTTTGGAGTTTATTTGATGCTAAATGTAATTGCAATTTGATGTCCTTCTAACCCGATCATCGGGGAATGAGAATATAAtgctaatattttattctttttttttttttttatcaataatataaaaattatgatttatttatatatatatacatttcaATAATATACTTTACACGGGTGTATATTGGCCCGACAACCTAGATCAACCCTATCCCGAATTATaggggttggattgggttgaattaATTTTCTGAACCTAAATAGATTTGATTCGATTTCGGGTTCATTGAACAAAAACCTCAAAATGACccgaaattattaaattttataaaatatatattatagattaatttgtacttttaatatattttattttagagtCAAGAATTAACAGTCCAACAAACCCGAACTGTTGCATTGGTTTAAAACAATTTCTTCGACCCAATCCAACCGGGACCATATACACCCTGATGGTTTACTTAAATTATTTGCATTTTGGtatttagttttcatttttctttttgtgtttatattattaaatcttTTACGGAAAAGATTTGGTTAAACAGTAAAAGGAGGAGGGCATCTAAGCGGCCACGTTGTGCCGCCCAAAGTTAGGACAGcgggttttaaaacacatcgaCAAAACTTTTCCTTATCGTGGAATCCACGTGGCATTTCTCCGAGGGGCATATTAGGAAAGTAGTANtaaaaaaaaaaaaaaaaaaaaaaacaggagtcaaacattttttacaagtCAACTCCACCACGTGTCACGATCCAGTGAGTTCACGTGGCCACGTTTCTGACCAGTGATTCATACTTGTCAACGGCCGACGTGGGGACCGCCAACATCGTTTTTACAGCGTCCGTCTGATTGTAAACCGGCAACAAAATGCAGTACCGGTCACTACAGACCGGGCCTACGTGAACCGGCCGACCCATGCCAAAGTCAACCTTCTCTAACCCCAACCTTGACCATTGGGAAAGTATAAGGACGCCGACCGAGTCTGGACACGCCCTCGACTCGCTCACTGACTCAGCCACGTGTCTCACGTGCTCGTCTCCGACTCTCTCTTTCGCCTTCTTCACTAAACTGGCGGCATGGTCCAGCTTCTTCTCCGCCAGCTCGCCGGCGGTAGCCTGAGCGCAGCCGAGGACGAAGGCGTTGCCGTAGTAACCAGCGGGGAGATTCGGTTTGATCCGTTTCCGTACATTAATGCTAAAGAGAAGCTTCAGCGTTTGATTCGAAGGGAGCTTCAAGGATCTAGCCCAGCTCCGCCATATATGAGCAGCAAGAACCTCAAACGCTGTGAACGCCGCTACACCAGGGCGGCGCGTGGAGTGAGCGAGCGACTTCAGGCGCGTGAGATGCGTTTTCCCGAACGTAACAGCAGTGGGAACAAGCGGTTCGTCAGTAAACCGGGACATGAACCGGCAGAGATCGGGTACACGCTGGAACTCCGGCGGCGGAGATGAAGACCGACGGTGGCAAAATTGGGGTTGTGGATTTAGTAGATGCCGATCCCAAACCGGAGGCGGTTTTAACTCAGAGGCGGCGCGGAGTCTCCCGGCAGCTAAATCCGCAAAGGAGTTGAGAAACTCGGCGCTGCCAATTCCATCGCAAATACAATGATTAAACCCAACCCCAACCGCCGCCGCTCCATCCTTAAGCCACGTCAGCTGAACAACCAAGGGTGGAGATCCATCCAAAACATCCTCCACAGAAAACGCCAAAAACCTCCGCCACTCGGCGACAGAGCGTGGCGGGCGGTCGAAATCCGCCGCCGAGTAGCAATCCGAAACAGCCTCAAGAAAAAGCGCGCCCTGAGATCGAGAAACAACCTCTAGACCGGAGGCGTCGGGCCTCTCCCGAACCCGACCGGAAAGAGGGAAGTAGAAAACCAAAAGTTGGGACAAAGCAGCTCGAAAGGAGGAAGAAATGGTGGAGCGATCTAAAGCAGAGGAGGGAGTGTAAATGAGAAGATACTCAATGGTGAAGCGAAGGAAGAGCTGGGAATCAATGGCGGAGAGGGGGAGGAGACAGGGAGGAGGAGGGTCGGCCGGAGTGATGACGTGGACGTGCTTAACCTGGACGGAATTGGAAGCCGCCAtgctagaagaagaagaaaaagaaagatgagaaATGAGGGAAACAGAGAAGAATTGGCAATGAATTTGAAGACAACATTTTGGGGAATTGATTAACACAACTGTAGACAAGATTTGCAAGTAGATTCTCAAACCTCGCGCTTCACtcccatttccattttcttttttttctttttttaattaaattaaattaaattaaattaaatattaatgttaaTATAAGGTTTAGTAGGATAAGATAAGAAACAAGGATTTTTAGTGTCTACTGCTAAATGTTTGACAAATTGtttctaaacaaaaataaataaataaaaagcctcttttatttatttttttattttttattttttgtgtatCTTTTAAACCTTTCTATCCTATCAGTAATTTTGAGTATTTAATTGTGAACGAAGCGAATAAATACCGTGGGGATATTGGAATTCTTTTTTACTTGATAAGATGGCAAATAAATAATCCgtactaatttcttttttttttttttttaaatatctaaccTACATaaagttattaattattattatatttttattcagtTACGGATGagtttatataatatatcgattaaTTATGTGGCtaagtattaatttttaacgcttgtaatttattttatgtcacGTTGTATCAAATCAATCAATTCATAAAGTTcgattaatatataaaattaattactttagGGATCGttaataacatttttctttaactAGAAGACAAAATTGTAtgttgtaacttttttttatatatatagtatagggaaattatttttaacattaaattttaaatttaggaatTTGCTAAATTGgaatttaagaattttgaaaattggttTTAACCAAGTCTATACAtttatgaacatttttttaattaaaaataagatttaaaaagcGTAAATAAggtaattttgaatttagaaaaatagaaaagaggaaaaaacaCAGTGACAAAACAGTGATACTCACAAGTGAAAAGGTGGGGACGGAAGTATGAATGTGATCGCAGTTGTGTTGCGTTCCGAataatgtttgtttgtttgtcttttttaattatatatatatatatttttttNTGGCATTTTgggaattattattattattattattattattttttgctttGGAGAAAAGTTAATGGCAATagggtaaaaataaaatatatttttaataattatttatgggGATGGTACTGCTTAAATTGACCTAGGAATTTGCCTGCGCATGTGGCTTGTTTGATTCCCTTTCACCCAACCATTCCTAAACTATTATGAACAtaactcattttcttcttcttttttttttttttcttttaattgctTTAGAATATAATTCATGTGATGATTGTTTGAGATTGGCAAAtagttttttcttctattttcaaaCTATTTTTGGATGTTACGAAGATGGTCGTTCACTAGAAATAACATCGGGATGAACTAGAATTTCAATTTCCGTCTCTACCTCTATCTCATTCCCTGATTGCAAAATAATTGGAATCGTTACAATTGGCTCGTAGATTCTCCGTAATATACTAACATTTATTGTCTCCATccaaagtaaataaaaaaattaaaaaaaaaaaaaaaaaaaaaccttggttaaattaaggaaataaaCGTCATTTTCATTGACCAATTAGtggggttttttttattctggaaataaattaatagttattataaaatttagataaatacACACATTTATCTACACTATACATATTCTtaacatgaaaaataaataaaaataaataaatcggAAAACGAATGCAAAGTTATTCCACATGCGTCATTATTGCAatgtttttatgatttaagTAATGAAAAACTAAAGATTAATTATTCTCAagcatttaatatattttctattttatctcaaaaataaatattcttcatatttaggataaaaaaaatcatttattcgaataatttttataatatagatAAAAACGTGCAAATAATATGATGTCTCGAaccattataattataaattggattaatttacaaaatgaCTAAACTTTTGATTCGATTGgccaaattttttgtttgattcaaCTTAATAGGCGTAATTattctaaaagaaataaaacaaaccgTACAATAGAATTACGACAATGAAAGAATCGGCTGTTGAGATAGGTTCCGTGGTCTTAAccgattaaattataatatatattaaaataataataatataaaatgttaATGATAAAATTGTAACTgcacttaattaattatttggattgcataaaattggaaaaacatttaattaaaatgataatgagATGGGGAGAAGAATATTGATGGGGCGGTGGGCCAGCGGTGGNTGTCTTGTTTTTACCGGTATTAGTTGCTTACCCTCTCACTTAATTCTTGATAATAAAGAAGGTATACGTTAGAGTGATTTCCcccctttatttttttactttttcatctTTCCCACTTTGGAATATTCCTTAATTCTATAACTCCCcctttaaaattcaaatattaaatcttttttacccTAActaggtttttcttttcatttttctctacctatttagtaattattttattactatttaaaaaaaaatgggaaagaaaaaacaataataataataataataaaccaatTAGTGATGATGGCAACCGgttg
This genomic window from Cucurbita pepo subsp. pepo cultivar mu-cu-16 chromosome LG01, ASM280686v2, whole genome shotgun sequence contains:
- the LOC111801949 gene encoding non-classical arabinogalactan protein 30; protein product: MAAKSLLSLSLLLLLLHIAAANPPRPTPKPVAIAVEGMVYCQNCQKIGSWSLTGAKPIAGAKISVICKNHNNQVSFYKVYETNKYGYFYAELVGYKMPHPVLDHPLQACKVKPISSPLPDCDLLTNLNYGIAGAPLRYDKKFVVGPKYRAAVYSAGPLAFHPEKCL
- the LOC111804517 gene encoding fatty alcohol:caffeoyl-CoA acyltransferase is translated as MAASNSVQVKHVHVITPADPPPPCLLPLSAIDSQLFLRFTIEYLLIYTPSSALDRSTISSSFRAALSQLLVFYFPLSGRVRERPDASGLEVVSRSQGALFLEAVSDCYSAADFDRPPRSVAEWRRFLAFSVEDVLDGSPPLVVQLTWLKDGAAAVGVGFNHCICDGIGSAEFLNSFADLAAGRLRAASELKPPPVWDRHLLNPQPQFCHRRSSSPPPEFQRVPDLCRFMSRFTDEPLVPTAVTFGKTHLTRLKSLAHSTRRPGVAAFTAFEVLAAHIWRSWARSLKLPSNQTLKLLFSINVRKRIKPNLPAGYYGNAFVLGCAQATAGELAEKKLDHAASLVKKAKERVGDEHVRHVAESVSESRACPDSVGVLILSQWSRLGLEKVDFGMGRPVHVGPVCSDRYCILLPVYNQTDAVKTMLAVPTSAVDKYESLVRNVAT
- the LOC111802915 gene encoding probable inactive receptor-like protein kinase At3g56050 encodes the protein MGKVENPSFHRFRLRFRVYGLVVTCLLFQSFHLCWSLNEEGLTLLKFRERVVNDPFDSLSNWNDHKEDINPCFWFGVECSDGKVISLNLQNLCLEGTLAPELKNLIHIKSIILRNNSFTGTIPDGLGGLEELEELDLGYNNFCAPLPADLGTNLSLGILLLDNNKHLVSLSPEIHQLQLLSEFQVDENQLSNTAEGPLCNKKSISCDDVQIKESRGRRQLRAPATQIQSQLQPTDAEAKVTQGSSSDGSVSKPPPPPPTNVSISNGNSSHPPSQQPPPSPSPATPKLLPPPPPSSNSPEKSDKSSSLGVVLGASAGAAIFIIASAIAIYFWTSNKATVKPWATGLSGQLQKAFVTGVPKLKKSELEVSCEDFSNVIGYSPIGPVYKGTLSSGVEIAVNVISVKSSKDWSMALETQFRKKIDTLSKVNHKNFVNLIGYCEEEEPFSRMMVFEYAPNGTLFEHLHDEEFEHLNWKMRMRIAMGMAYCLEYLHEQQTAPLIQLNLTSSAVNLTEDYAAKISECSLQNEIVAEVRNYTSGHLLNTSSGGPESQIYSFGLVLLELMTGRIPHSEENGSLEEWAIQYLRFDQLLKDLVDPTLASFQEEQLEQIGQLLKTCLHSNPEQRPTMKFITARLRLITGITPDEAIPRLSPLWWAELEIASEGR